DNA sequence from the Chloroflexota bacterium genome:
GCCCACCCCGCGCACGATCTCCATGGCATAGGGTGACGTGAAGTCGGGGATGACGAGGCCCAGGATGCCTGTACGCCCGCCGGCCAGCCGACGAGCGGAGGGATTGGCCACATAACCCAGCCGGCGAATGGCTGCTCGCACAGCCTCCCGCGTGGCCTCGGCCACGTCCGGCTTGTTATTGAGCACTCGAGAAACGGTGGAGACGGACACGCCCGCCTCACGGGCGACGTCCACGATGGTCGGAGCCCCATCCCCAGAACCACCGGAGGGGATTCGCTCACGCTGGCGACTCCTGTTAGGTCCTCTTGCCATGTAAGCTCTACATCTCCCATCTGACTTTTGATATGCTTACCGGTAGCGCTACCGGAAGCCCAAAATATCCTAGCACGACTCTTGGGACATGTCAAGCGCGTTCAAAAATGATAGCGTGTCCAGGTAGTCTCCCTCATGAGCATTGCCGGGGCAAGGGCGATTCATGAATCGCCCTCCATGCAGCGTTGCTCACAAAATGGCCTCCTGTGAGTCCACCAAACGAGATCCGAGAGCGTGTCTGAGGGTCTTCCTCAGCCACCGGCTCCACAGGGGGAGGTGTGAAGGGGGACTCCCCTCCACGGAGATCCTGCTTTTCCGGCCAGCGACTGCCTTTCTCGGCCCCTTCCGCGAGGATCTGGGCCGAGGCCGGGCAGATCGAAGGCGGAAAACGAACGGCAGCACGAGGGTCCTCGTGCTGCCGTTCATCACATTCCCTCCGACAGCGCTCGCCGTCGGGCTATCTCGCTAGATGACGCCCAGCTCCCGCCCCACCCGGGCAAAAGCCTCCAGGCCGAAATCCAGATCCTCCCGGCTCAACGAGGCCGACATCATCACCCGGATGCGCGCCGCCCCCATGGGGACCGTCGGATAGCCGATCGCCATAGCGAACACCCCCTCCTCGAACAGGCGCTCGGAGAACCGCTTCGCCAGGGGGGCCTCGCCGAGCATCACCGGCGTGATCGGCGTCTGCGACTGTCCGGTATCAAAGCCCAGACGCTGCATCTCCGCCTTGAAGTAGCGGGTGTTCTCCCACAACCGGTCCACCAGCTCCGTCGAGCTCTCCAGGATGTCCACCGCCGCCAGACAGGCCGCGGTGTCGGCCGGAGTCGTCGCGCTGGAGAAGAGGAACGGCCGCGCCTTCTGCCGCAGGAAGTCCACGATGCGCTTCTTGCCCGCGATCACCCCTCCCACGACGCCGAACGCTTTGGACAAGGTGCCGATCTCCACGTCAAACTTGCCATGCAGGCCGAAGTGATCGACGATCCCGCGGCCGCCCCGGCCGAGGACTCCCTCGCCATGAGCGTCGTCCACCATGGTGATGATCCCATGTGACTCGGCGATCTCGTAGAGCTTGTCCAGCGGGGCGACGTCGCCGTCCATGCTGAACACGCCGTCCGTGACCAGAAGGCCACGTCGATATTGGGGCAGATGCTCCTCGATCTTACGCAACGCATCGTCCGGATCACAATGCTCATAGACGATGATCTTCGCCCGAGACAGGCGGCAGCCGTCGATGATCGAGGCGTGGTTCAGCCGGTCGGAGAAGATCACGTCCTCCTTCCCCACCAGGGCCGGGATCACAGCCTGGTTGGCGCAGAAGCCGGACTGCACGAAGAGCGCATCCTCCACCCCTTTGAACTGCGCCAGGCGACGTTCCAGCTCGACGTGCAGCTCCTGAGTACCCGCGATAGACCGCACGGCCGCCGGTCCTACGCCCCACTTGTCCACCGCCTGCTTGGCGGCCTCCCGCAGCTTGGGATGATTCGCTAGGCCCAGATAGTCGTTGGTGCACAGGTTCAGCACCCGACGGCCATCCACCACCATCCAGGCGCCCACGGGGGATCCCATCACGCGAATGTTGATGTACAGCCCGGCCTCCCGGAGCCGCGCCGTCTCCTCATCGATGAAGCGCAGCTTGTCCTCAGCAACGGCACTCATCTATCCACCTCCTCGTCATATGGAAGCCTCTTCCTCACCGCAGATGTGAGGAATCAATGCTCCAGATCCGCCGGGTCCGGGAAGAGGACGATCTTACCGCTCTGTCCCGAGCGCATAACCCGAATCGCCTCCTCGAACTGATCCATAGGATACCGATGCGTGACGATCGGCGTCAAATCCACGGCTCCCGACGAGAGCAGCCCGCGAATGCGATACCAGGTATCCCAGATCCGGCGTCCCACGATCCCGTACACGGTGGCGCCCTTGAAGACCACGTGATCGGCCAGATCGAACGGGATCGGCGCACTGGGCAGCCCCAACATGGCCGCCTCGCCACCATCCGCCAACGCCCGGAACCCCTGATCGATGGCCGCAGCGGCACCGGACATCTCCAGCAGGACATCCACGCCCTCGCCATCCGTATGGGCCTTGACGAAGTCCACCACATCGACCTCGGCCACGTTGAGCGCGTAATCGGCCCCCAGACGACGCGCCAGGTCCAGCCGGTACGGGCTGATATCGGTCGCAAAGATGGTCTGGGCCCCGGCCGCCCGCACGACGGCGATGGTCATCAGCCCCACAGGGCCACAGCCGGTGATGAGCACATCTCGGGCGGAGACGTCCGTCGCGAAGGCCGTGTGCACCGCGTTGCCGAAATTCTCCTGGAGCGATGCCAACTCAGGCGGCATATCAGGCGGGTTCACCCAGATGTTCTCCACCGGCATGACCACGTACTCCGCAAAACAGCCATCCCGATCCACACCGATGATCTGGGTATCCTGGCATAAATGCCGGCGTCCCGTCCGACATTGACGGCAACGCCCACAGGTGACGTGGCTTTCCGCGGAGACATACGCGCCCTCCTCCACCTCGGTCACGTCGGCCCCGCACGCCACCACCGTGCCGCAGAACTCATGACCGACGATGATCGGCGGGCGTATGCGCTGCCGCGCCCAGGGATCCCATGCATAGATGTGTAAATCGGTGCCGCAAATCGACATGGCCTGGATCCGAACGAGGACCTCTCGCCGCCCCGGGCGCGGGACATCCACCAGGGTCATCTCCAGCCCAGGAGTCCGATCGGCTTTGATGATCGCCCGCATTCTTTCCGGCATGGCAGATCTCTCCTTCGAGTGTTCCTTGTGCGCAATTCCCTCACACGCTGAGCGGCTGAGCAGGAGGAGACGACGACCATGATCTTCCCTTCTGGTTACATCATACTAACATGCGGAAACCGATTCGACAATGATGTGGGCGGACAACAAGTCCTTTCGATTGTCCAAGGCCGTCATGCGCCCTTCCTCTCCTCGTTTGCCGCGCCCTGATGAAGATGCTAGAATATCTTTGATGGAAACCGAACGATCTAACACCAAGGCGGATGGTCCGCCTCAATCGAGGGAGCACGTCTCCCCAACACCGACGGCGCAGTCGCTCACGTTCCGCATCGTCTGTCTGGGGGACTCCATCACGCGAGGATATGGGCTTCCCGCTGGCCACGCTTGGCCGGCGCTTCTGGAGGCCGCCCTGCACGAGAGCCGAGAGGGCGCCATCTGGTCGGTGGTGAACGCGGGCGTCCCCGGCGACACGATCCTCCAGGGCCTGGCGAGGATGGAACGCGACGTGCTCATCCATCGGCCGGCCGTGGTCTTTGTGGCCTTTGGGCTGAACGATGCCCACCTGGCCCGCCGATCGACGGACGTACTACGCGAACAGGCGCTATGGCAGGAGGTTCGACGGAGCCGCTGGCGCAAGGCGGTCAGCCAGCTCCGCATGTACCAGATCGCCCGAGCGCGACTGAGATCCCTGCGCCAGCGAGCCCATCCAACCGTCCCGATCACGCCCGGCGACGAGGCCGCCCCCCGCGTCTCACTGCCCGCCTTTGCGCAAGCGCTGACCCTCCTGGTCGACCGCCTGAGGCAGGCGTTGCCCGGCGTCCACGTGCTCCTGGTCACACCCACCCCGATCACAGAGCGGTTCCATCCGGAGTGGACGCCGGACATGCGAGCGCATCAGCGTCAGCTCTACCACGCATACGTGGATGCCGTGCGGGAGGCCGCGGCCTCATTGCACACGGGCCTCGTGGACGCCCACGCGGCGTTCATCGAGCAGAACCTGTCCGAGCTCGTGGGGCCCGACGGCGTTCACCTCACCGCGGCCGGACAGGCTCGACTGGCAGATCTGGCCCTCCACGCGCTCACCGCAACGACGCCCGCCGAGGCCCGGATCCCGGACCAGGAGAGCATCAGGAGGATAAGATGAAACGCTGGCCCCCTCCATGGCCAGATATCACGGATCCACGGGTGCTGGATGCCATCCGGCGCGTGCCAAGGGCGGAGTTCGTGCCACCCGAGGTGCGCGAGCACGCCCTCTCCGACCTGCCGCTCCCCATCGGCTACGGGCAAACCATCTCGCAGCCCTACGTGGTAGCTCTGATGACGCAACTGCTCCGGCTCACGCCCGAAGATCGGGTCCTGGAGATTGGAACGGGGTCCGGCTATCAGACCGCCATCCTGGCCGAGCTGGCCCGAGAGGTCTACAGCGTGGAAGCGATCAAGGCGCTGGCGGAGTCCGCCCGAGAGCGACTGCAAAGGCTCGGCTATACCAATGTACATATCCGCCACGGGGACGGCGCACGGGGCTGGCCAGAACACGCCCCTTACGATGCCATCATCGTCACAGCCGCGCCAGAGCAGATCCCGGCCGCCCTGGTCGCGCAACTGGCCGAGGGAGGGCGGATGGTCATTCCCGTGGGCCCGGAGTTCACAGAGCAGATGCTCTATCTTGTGGAGAAACGACAGGGCCGAATCCACTCACAACCCATCGCCCCGGTCCGCTTCGTGCCGCTGGTCAGCCCCGCGCCGGCCGTCGGTGGCGATGAATCTGGAGGCAAGACAGATGAATCCCAAGGATGATCTCCCCCAACGAATCGTCGTAACCGGCGCCCAGGGTCAACTGGGCAGGGCGCTGTGCGCGCTGTTGCAGGACGCCGCGCTGCTGGCCATCGACATCGACGAGGCGGATATTCGAGATGGCGATCAGGTGATCCCGCTGATCACCGCGTTCCGCCCCGATGTCGTCATCCACGCGGCCGCGTGGACGGACGTGGATGGGGCGGAACAGAACCCCGACGAGGCCTACGCGGTCAACGCTCTGGGCACCCAGAACGTGGCGCTGGCCTGTCAGCAGGCGGGCGCGGCCATGGTCTACATCAGCACCAACGAGGTGTTCGACGGCCGGGCCACACGCCCCTATCGGGAGTGGGACACGCCCTCGCCGATCAGCGTCTATGCCCACTCCAAGCTGGCCGGTGAGCGCATCGCGCAGATGCTGCTCAACCGCCTGTACATCGTGCGCACGGCCTGGGTGTACGCCCCGGCCGGCAATAACTTCCCCAGCAAGATCATCGCCGCGGCCGACCGATTGGGCGCCTTGCGCGTCGTCAACGACGAGATAGGGAATCCCACTTACGCGCCTGACCTGGCCGAAGGGATCGTGCAGCTCATCCGCACCGGCCGCTTCGGCATCTATCATCTCACGAACGAGGGCACCTGCTCCCGCTTCGAGTGGGCGTGTGAGATCCTGCGCATGAGCGGACGGGAGCACGTCCCCGTCACCCCTATCCCCTCCAGCGAGTGGCAACGGGCCGCGCAGCCGCCCCTGCGGGCGATCCTGGCCAACACGGCAGCGGCCGCCCTCGGCATCCGGCTCCGCCCCTGGCAGGAGGCGCTGGCCGACTACTTCGCCGCCCGCCCGCAAGAAGGCCCATGACGCCCATCCCATGAGCGAACGGCCCTTCGCATCCATCGTGATCCCGAACTACAACGGGGAGCGATTCCTCCCCACATGCCTGAACGCGCTGCGCGCGCAGGACTACCCGGCCGATCGATTCGAGGTGATCGTCGTGGACGACGCCAGCCGGGATGGGTCGCTGGATCTGCTCAAACGGGAATTCCCCGAGGTGCGGGTGGTAGCCCTGCAACGGAATCGAGGGCTGGCGGCGGCGTGCAACGCGGGGGCCGCCGTCGCGCGCGGGGATGCGCTGGTCATGCTCAACAACGATACGGAGGCCTCCCCCGGCTGGCTCTCCGCGCTGATGAGCACGCTCATCGCCCATCCCGAGGCCGGAGCCGTGGCCTCCAAGATGCTGCTCTTCGACCGGCGGGATATCCTCCACTCCGCCGGCGATATGTACGGACGCGACGGGATCCCTCGCAACCGGGGCGTGTGGGAACGAGACGAGGGACAATACGATGAGGATCGCCAGGTCTTCGGCGGATGCGGCGGAGCGGTCGCCTATCGCCGGGACGCCTGGGAGGAGGCCGGAGGCTTCGATGAGCAGTTCTTCATGTACCTGGAGGATGTCGACCTGGCCTGGCGCCTGCGGCTATTGGGATGGGAGGCGCTGTTCGCCCCCGAGGCCCGCGTCTATCACCACTTGAGCGCCACGGGCGGCGGCCCCCTGGCCAGCTACTACACCGGCAGGAACACGTTGTGGGTGCTGGCGCGAGACGTGCCCGGCCCCATCCTGCGCCGCTATTGGCCGCTGATGCTGCGCGCGCAGCTCCGCATCGCGTGGGAAGCCGCTCGCGCCTGGCGAGGCGCGGCCGCTCGCGCCCGCCTGCGAGGCCAGGTGGCCGGCATCCTCGGCCTGCCGCGCATGCTGGCCCAACGGCGAGAGCTGCACGCGCGACGCCGCGCCTCCATCGCCGACCTGGAAGCGCTCCTGGTATGAGGCCGGCCAGAGACGAGGCTTAACGCCGCCTTCCCCATTACCCCCTGTTCTCCCCGATAGAGTACCCCTGGAGATCCCTCCGCCGTTAGCTGAAGTGTAACGCCATTCCAAACCTGATAGCGTATCTTTTTCGGTAGAAACACAGCGGGGAGCTTTGAGGGGCTATGCCCCTCAAAAGAACTTCCCGGTTTCCGCCCCTCACCTGCCTTGCCCAGCCTCATCCGCCCGAATCAGGCCGGGAAAGGGCAGGTGCAGGGCGGAAAAGAGGACGTTTTGGCGGAGGGAGGTCCCTCCGCATCTCCCCTGATGGCTCGCGATGAGCGTCATGGATCGTCTCGCGGCATTTCCATCCTTTTGGATGCACCACCCCAAATCCACAACGTTTGACGATTAAATGCAATTATGCTATGCTCCTGGTGAGCGATAAGCAGCCTGTGAGGCTGCAGAGCCGCGTAAGTTCGGAGGACAGGACGATCAGAACACCCTGTCCGGCCCCGGTATCGGCGACGCGTTCCAGCACATTTCTCCTCCACGCCATACCCGCAGCGAACGGCTCTCTCCCCTCGTAACCAGTCCGCTCGCCAGGAACTCGCTTCATTGCGTCGGTTCCAAACAGGAGGGTGCTGACATGCTCCAATGTTTCCTTTTCGGCGAGACCCAGTTTCTGGTCGACGGTGAAGCGTTGGACCCCCATCCCCCGCAAAAGACCCAGCTCCTCTTCTGCTATCTCCTGCTGCATCGAGACCGCCGCCACCCGCGCGACGTGTTGATCACCACGCTGTGGCCGGATCGGGATGAGCAAAGCGCCCGACGTTGCCTCAGCACGACGCTGTGGCGGCTGCGCCGCGCGCTGCACGAGGACCGGCAGGACATCACCGCCCTGCTGATCAGCGGCGATACCATCGGCTTCAACCGCCAATATCCCCACTGGCTGGACGTCGCGATCTTCGAGCAAACCTGCCTCGCCGTGCAGCAGATCCCTGGGCGAGATCTGTCCCCCGTGCAGGCCAAAGGGCTCCAATCCGCCGTGGATCTCTATCGAGGAGACCTTATGGAGGGACACTACGACGATTGGTGCCTGGTGGAGCGGGAACGCCTGGCCGGCCTCCACCTGCAAGCCCTCGGCAAGCTGATGAGCTACCACCGGCACCGCGGGGAGGTCGCCCAGGCCATCACCTATGGGCAACGCATCCTGGCGATCGACCCCCTGTACGAACACGTTCATCGGGAACTGATGCGCCTCCACTACGAGGCGGGCAACCGCGCGGCCGCGCTACGCCAGTACGATCAATGCAGGGCGCTGTTGGCGACGGAACTGGGCATCCAGCCCATGCCGGAGACCACCAAGCTCTACCAAGACATCCGCAACGGGATGAGCACCGCGACCCAGCTCACGCGGCCGCAGACGAGGGAGTATCCGCTCGCCCTGCGATCCGAGGCGGCGACGGATCCAACCCTCTACCACGCCCTGGTTCATCTCCGC
Encoded proteins:
- a CDS encoding protein-L-isoaspartate(D-aspartate) O-methyltransferase, translating into MKRWPPPWPDITDPRVLDAIRRVPRAEFVPPEVREHALSDLPLPIGYGQTISQPYVVALMTQLLRLTPEDRVLEIGTGSGYQTAILAELAREVYSVEAIKALAESARERLQRLGYTNVHIRHGDGARGWPEHAPYDAIIVTAAPEQIPAALVAQLAEGGRMVIPVGPEFTEQMLYLVEKRQGRIHSQPIAPVRFVPLVSPAPAVGGDESGGKTDESQG
- the tdh gene encoding L-threonine 3-dehydrogenase yields the protein MRAIIKADRTPGLEMTLVDVPRPGRREVLVRIQAMSICGTDLHIYAWDPWARQRIRPPIIVGHEFCGTVVACGADVTEVEEGAYVSAESHVTCGRCRQCRTGRRHLCQDTQIIGVDRDGCFAEYVVMPVENIWVNPPDMPPELASLQENFGNAVHTAFATDVSARDVLITGCGPVGLMTIAVVRAAGAQTIFATDISPYRLDLARRLGADYALNVAEVDVVDFVKAHTDGEGVDVLLEMSGAAAAIDQGFRALADGGEAAMLGLPSAPIPFDLADHVVFKGATVYGIVGRRIWDTWYRIRGLLSSGAVDLTPIVTHRYPMDQFEEAIRVMRSGQSGKIVLFPDPADLEH
- a CDS encoding glycine C-acetyltransferase; translation: MSAVAEDKLRFIDEETARLREAGLYINIRVMGSPVGAWMVVDGRRVLNLCTNDYLGLANHPKLREAAKQAVDKWGVGPAAVRSIAGTQELHVELERRLAQFKGVEDALFVQSGFCANQAVIPALVGKEDVIFSDRLNHASIIDGCRLSRAKIIVYEHCDPDDALRKIEEHLPQYRRGLLVTDGVFSMDGDVAPLDKLYEIAESHGIITMVDDAHGEGVLGRGGRGIVDHFGLHGKFDVEIGTLSKAFGVVGGVIAGKKRIVDFLRQKARPFLFSSATTPADTAACLAAVDILESSTELVDRLWENTRYFKAEMQRLGFDTGQSQTPITPVMLGEAPLAKRFSERLFEEGVFAMAIGYPTVPMGAARIRVMMSASLSREDLDFGLEAFARVGRELGVI
- a CDS encoding glycosyltransferase family 2 protein, with the translated sequence MSERPFASIVIPNYNGERFLPTCLNALRAQDYPADRFEVIVVDDASRDGSLDLLKREFPEVRVVALQRNRGLAAACNAGAAVARGDALVMLNNDTEASPGWLSALMSTLIAHPEAGAVASKMLLFDRRDILHSAGDMYGRDGIPRNRGVWERDEGQYDEDRQVFGGCGGAVAYRRDAWEEAGGFDEQFFMYLEDVDLAWRLRLLGWEALFAPEARVYHHLSATGGGPLASYYTGRNTLWVLARDVPGPILRRYWPLMLRAQLRIAWEAARAWRGAAARARLRGQVAGILGLPRMLAQRRELHARRRASIADLEALLV
- the rfbD gene encoding dTDP-4-dehydrorhamnose reductase, which translates into the protein MNPKDDLPQRIVVTGAQGQLGRALCALLQDAALLAIDIDEADIRDGDQVIPLITAFRPDVVIHAAAWTDVDGAEQNPDEAYAVNALGTQNVALACQQAGAAMVYISTNEVFDGRATRPYREWDTPSPISVYAHSKLAGERIAQMLLNRLYIVRTAWVYAPAGNNFPSKIIAAADRLGALRVVNDEIGNPTYAPDLAEGIVQLIRTGRFGIYHLTNEGTCSRFEWACEILRMSGREHVPVTPIPSSEWQRAAQPPLRAILANTAAAALGIRLRPWQEALADYFAARPQEGP
- a CDS encoding response regulator receiver protein; the protein is MLQCFLFGETQFLVDGEALDPHPPQKTQLLFCYLLLHRDRRHPRDVLITTLWPDRDEQSARRCLSTTLWRLRRALHEDRQDITALLISGDTIGFNRQYPHWLDVAIFEQTCLAVQQIPGRDLSPVQAKGLQSAVDLYRGDLMEGHYDDWCLVERERLAGLHLQALGKLMSYHRHRGEVAQAITYGQRILAIDPLYEHVHRELMRLHYEAGNRAAALRQYDQCRALLATELGIQPMPETTKLYQDIRNGMSTATQLTRPQTREYPLALRSEAATDPTLYHALVHLRECQAQLNHATRQLERAVDTMERLIRQRALPPEQPPHPRRLP